In the Arthrobacter sp. CDRTa11 genome, GCAGCGCATGCAGGGGTTGGGAGTACGGCCGGCTGCGTACTCGTCAATGAAGTCCTGGACCACGTCTTCCTTGAACCGCTCGGAGAAATCCCAGACATAATAGGGAATTCCCAACACGTCGCAGGCGCGCCAGGCATCCCGTGAATCCTCGATGGTGCAGCAGCCGCGGCTGCCTGTCCGCAGGGTGCCGGGCATCCGTGACAACGCAAGGTGAACGCCGACGACGTCGTGCCCGGCTTCGACGGCACGTGCTGCGGCAACGGCGGAGTCGACGCCACCGCTCATGGCTGCTAGAACTCGCATGCTGGCTTTCTCTAGGAATTTGGGGGTGTTCGCCGGCAGGCTGCTGCCGTTCGGTTCGGCGGCAGGCAGGAATAGCACAATGCCAGCGGCTCCATTCTATCGCCACGCCGAATGCTGCCCAAAAGGCATTGACTGCCCTAACCAATGCTTCTAAAGTCGAGAATATTACTTTTAGAACTCCGGCACGCCACAAGCGGGAATTGAGCGGACATGAAGGAGAACATCGTCATCGTCGGGGCTGGCCTGGCCGGCGCCACGGCCGCACGGACGCTCCGGTCCGAGGGGCACACCGGGCCCGTCATCCTGGTTGGCAGCGAGCGCCACAACCCCTACATCCGCCCGCCACTGTCGAAGGACTACCTGCTGGGTAAGGAAGGCGAAGACAAAGCTGCGGTGGTGCCTCCGGACTGGTACGCGGAGAACGACGTCGACCTGCGCCTCGGCGTGTCAGTCACCGGCATACGTCCGGACGCAGGCACGGTGCAGCTTAACGACGGAACGTCACTGCCGTACCAGTCTCTGCTGCTGGCCACCGGAGCAGTCCCCCGCACCATTCCGCTGCCGGGGAGCGAGTTGTCAGGGGTCACCACGTTCCGCACCCTCGATGACAGCCGCCGGCTGCGGAAGCTCCTGGACCAGGGCGGACAAAACGTGGTGATGATCGGCTCCGGCTGGATAGGCATGGAACTGGCAGCGGCCGCGGCGACATATGGCAACAACGTCACGCTGCTCGGCCTGGAAGACGTTCCGCTGACCGCCGCCATTGGCCTCGAGTTGGGGGGCTTCTTCCGCTCCCTCCACCAAGCCCACGGCGTGAACTTCAGGCTTCCGGCATCAGCCCATGAACTCACGGGCACTGACGGCGCCGTCTCGGCAGTGGTCACCGACAGCGGTGAAGTCCTCCCCGCCGATGTTGTGGTGATTGCAGTGGGGGTTGTACCCGACGTCGGACTCGCGCACACCGCGGGGCTGAAAGTGGAGAACGGCATACTCACCGATGAGTCCCTGCGGACCAGCGTGACCGGCATTTTCGCGGCGGGCGATGTTGCCAACGCCCTGCATCCCTTCACTGGCGAGCACTACCGGAGTGAGCATTGGTCCAATGCCCTGAACGGCGGCAAGGTGGCAGCCCGGGCGATGCTGGGCCTGGATGCGGTCCACAGCGCTAT is a window encoding:
- a CDS encoding NAD(P)/FAD-dependent oxidoreductase, with amino-acid sequence MKENIVIVGAGLAGATAARTLRSEGHTGPVILVGSERHNPYIRPPLSKDYLLGKEGEDKAAVVPPDWYAENDVDLRLGVSVTGIRPDAGTVQLNDGTSLPYQSLLLATGAVPRTIPLPGSELSGVTTFRTLDDSRRLRKLLDQGGQNVVMIGSGWIGMELAAAAATYGNNVTLLGLEDVPLTAAIGLELGGFFRSLHQAHGVNFRLPASAHELTGTDGAVSAVVTDSGEVLPADVVVIAVGVVPDVGLAHTAGLKVENGILTDESLRTSVTGIFAAGDVANALHPFTGEHYRSEHWSNALNGGKVAARAMLGLDAVHSAIPYFYTDQFDVSMEYSGFPDLAAGTEPVIRGSLEAKEFIAFWQRDSRVVAGMSVNWPRTSGPAQKVIKALITGRLQVAPERLADASVGLDQMLLPEA